One Solanum lycopersicum chromosome 2, SLM_r2.1 genomic region harbors:
- the LOC101248341 gene encoding protein COFACTOR ASSEMBLY OF COMPLEX C SUBUNIT B CCB1, chloroplastic: MAAKLVLSPVSLPWSLQSVQKPHVCLRTKPRSRFAVKAYSDVLFCAASATALLYQENPSSLFSLAAAADSGYSLASYYTSLGLFVISVPGLWSLIKRSVKSKIVQKTFIKQGIDEGKKAANQVAGEILSFFTRNNFAVLDRGETITFEGMMVPSRGQAALLTFCTCVSLGSVALVLTITVPDVGNNWFWITALSPLAGVYYWTRASRKEQIKVKMIVADDGSLSEIVVQGDDQEVEKMRKELQLSEKGMVYVKGLLER; encoded by the exons ATGGCAGCAAAACTTGTACTCTCTCCTGTCTCTCTTCCGTGGAGTTTACAGAGTGTACAGAAACCGCATGTATGTCTCAGAACAAAACCCAGAAGCCGCTTCGCCGTTAAAGCCTATAGCGATGTGCTTTTCTGTGCTGCTAGTGCTACTGCTCTACTTTATCAAGAAAAcccttcttctctcttctcacTTGCAGCAGCAGCAGATTCTGGTTATTCATTGGCTAGCTATTACACTTCTCTAGGTCTATTTGTCATCTCTGTTCCCGGTCTTTGGTCCCTTATTAAACGATCTGTTAAATCCAAG ATTGTGCAGAAGACATTTATTAAGCAAGGAATAGATGAGGGAAAGAAAGCGGCTAACCAGGTTGCTGGGGAAATTCTTTCCTTCTTCACTCGAAATAATTTCGCTGTGTTGGATAGAGGAGAGACTATAAC GTTTGAGGGAATGATGGTTCCAAGCCGAGGACAGGCAGCATTGTTAACTTTCTGCACGTGTGTAAGCTTGGGAAGTGTTGCCCTAGTTCTTACAATAACAGTTCCAGATGTAGGCAATAATTGGTTCTGGATTACTGCCTTGAGTCCATTAGC GGGTGTATATTATTGGACTCGAGCATCCAGAAAGGAGCAGATCAAGGTTAAAATGATTGTTGCAGATGATGGAAGCTTGTCGGAAATAGTTGTTCAAGGTGATGACCAAGAAGTAGAGAAAATGCGGAAGGAGCTACAGCTGAGTGAAAAAGGCATGGTTTATGTTAAGGGCTTACTTGAAAGGTGA